The Pyricularia oryzae 70-15 chromosome 5, whole genome shotgun sequence genome includes a region encoding these proteins:
- a CDS encoding eukaryotic translation initiation factor 2A — protein sequence MASPLQFATRTLKDIRVFNADPAYADLPGFEKPTGNLRCCIYSPCGRYFAWASNEVVRVTDSNDGRVLAALSIPNVYELGFSPRGTFFITWERPGKDENGDATKNLKVWRTVEDLPEGTEKQPLGRFVQKSQNGWNLQYTNDEKYCARMVTNEVQFYDSNDLATVWNKLRVEGVSDFALSPGKAHALAVFVPERKGQPAAVKVFNVPQFTAPVSQKTFFKGDKVQLKWNALGSAIIVLAQTDVDKSNKSYYGETTLYLLSVNGSFDARISLDKEGPIHDVAWSPNSKEFGVIYGFIPAKITIFNQRAVATHSFPSGPRNTIIFSPTGRFVLVAGFGNLAGQIDVYDLERDYRKICTIESGSPSVCQWSPDSRYIMTATTSPRLRVDNGVKLWHVTGTLMYNEDMVELYNVLWRPVLPEHAPTGDALQPMPAPHASAATYMSTVKTPSKPAGAYRPPGARGSVTPLHFKREDEGGAAHSVSNGVSQLNINGFGRARHQVPGADFATVPGAGVPGAEAADDDGLSKAASKNKKKRANKKAKDAAAVEGGGASLAPPNNYNSDANGGRSPERNGRNYQHSHSRSQSRNNMNGGGGGGRSRSNTHRQAMGEGGGRARSRSARPQNRLANIQVSNLQGAAQAPVHSPISETAQNPQAKKQRGLQKKIRAIEDLEMRLAGGEKLEDTQMKKIGTKATVLKELEMLEKEMMH from the exons ATGGCCAGTCCACTGCAGTTCGCTACCCGGACCCTGAAGGACATCCGTGTCTTCAACGCGGACCCGGCATATGCCGACCTTCCGGGTTTCGAGAAGCCGACGGGAAACTTGCGGTGCTGCATCTACTCCCCTTGTGGTCGCTACTTCGCTTGGGCCTCTAATGAAGTCGTCCGTGTGACCGATTCGAACGATGGTCGTGTCCTCGCCGCCCTTTCGATCCCCAACGTATACGAACTTGGATTCTCCCCCCGCGGTACCTTCTTTATCACTTGGGAGCGCCCCGGCAAGGACGAGAACGGCGACGCTACCAAGAACTTGAAGGTCTGGCGCACGGTCGAAGACCTCCCGGAAGGGACTGAGAAACAACCGCTCGGTCGGTTTGTGCAAAAATCGCAGAACGGCTGGAACCTGCAGTACACGAATGACGAGAAGTACTGCGCGCGCATGGTGACCAACGAGGTCCAGTTTTATGACAGTAACGACCTGGCCACTGTCTGGAACAAGCTGCGCGTGGAAGGAGTTAGTGATTTTGCGCTGTCGCCTGGAAAGGCACATGCGCTGGCTGTCTTTGTGCCTGAACGCAAG GGTCAACCCGCTGCCGTCAAGGTCTTTAATGTTCCCCAGTTCACGGCACCAGTTTCACAAAAGACTTTCTTCAAGGGTGACAAAGTTCAGCTCAAGTGGAACGCTTTGGGATCTGCCATTATCGTTTTGGCCCAGACTGATGTCGACAAGTCCAACAAGAGCTACTATGGAGAGACTACCCTGTATTTACTGAGTGTCAACGGATCTTTCGATGCTCGCATCTCTCTGGACAAGGAGGGGCCCATTCACGATGTCGCATGGTCGCCAAACTCGAAAGAGTTTGGTGTCATCTACGGATTCATCCCCGCGAAGATCACCATCTTCAACCAACGTGCCGTTGCCACACACAGCTTCCCGAGCGGTCCTCGCAACACTATCATCTTTTCGCCGACAGGACGGTTTGTGCTGGTGGCTGGATTTGGTAATCTGGCTGGTCAGATCGACGTCTATGACCTTGAGAGGGACTACCGCAAGATCTGCACTATCGAGAGCGGTAGCCCCAGTGTGTGTCAGTGGAGCCCTGACAGCCGCTACATCATGACCGCCACTACGTCCCCACGTCTACGTGTCGACAACGGTGTCAAGCTTTGGCACGTGACTGGAACTCTGATGTACAACGAGGATATGGTGGAGTTGTACAACGTCCTCTGGCGACCCGTGCTGCCAGAGCATGCTCCCACTGGTGACGCACTGCAGCCGATGCCCGCTCCCCACGCGTCGGCAGCCACGTACATGAGCACCGTGAAAACGCCCTCTAAACCTGCGGGCGCCTACAGACCCCCTGGTGCACGTGGTTCCGTCACTCCCCTCCACTTCAAGCGTGAGGATGAAGGTGGTGCTGCCCACTCTGTTAGCAACGGTGTCAGCCAGCTGAATATAAACGGATTTGGCCGTGCCCGGCATCAGGTGCCCGGTGCAGATTTTGCCACCGTCCCTGGTGCTGGCGTTCCAGGTGCAGAGGCAGCGGACGACGATGGACTGTCAAAGGCTGCGTctaagaacaagaagaagcgaGCCAACAAGAAGGCCAAGGATGCCGCCGCGGTGGAGGGCGGCGGTGCCAGCCTTGCGCCCCCGAACAACTACAACAGCGATGCCAACGGAGGTCGGAGTCCCGAGCGTAATGGACGCAACTACCAGCACTCGCACTCGCGCAGCCAGTCACGTAACAAcatgaacggcggcggcggcggcggccgcagccgcagcaacACTCACAGACAGGCCATGGGAGAAGGTGGTGGCCGTGCGCGGTCTCGTTcggcccgcccgcagaaccGTCTGGCTAACATTCAGGTTTCCAACCTGCAGGGAGCCGCTCAGGCCCCCGTGCACTCGCCCATCTCTGAGACGGCGCAGAACCCCCAGGCCAAGAAGCAAAGGGGCCTGCAAAAGAAGATTCGGGCGATTGAGGACCTTGAGATGCGTCTTGCCGGTGGTGAGAAGCTCGAAGATACTCAGATGAAGAAGATCGGCACCAAGGCTACCGTGCTTAAGGAGCTCGAGATGCTGGAGAAGGAGATGATGCACTGA
- a CDS encoding L-fucose permease Glucose/galactose transporter, which produces MAFWKRKITIDDDAVTTAVHLTVRQSLIPNILVLNAHFQKTLNLSGSMSAGLSAAYFGAYFICPPTVSGFVLRRCGFRVTFMAGLAVLAVGCLLFWPSVLGRSFGGFCGSMFVVGAGLATLETAADPFLAICGPPRYSEIRLNLAQAVQGVGSFVAPLIGSRIFFASNLGTDEGLRNVQWVYLSTAAFVGLLIVLFFLAPMPEITDADMQFQEIEIGQQNSGPLRTQFNLFLAVWAQFCYVGAQVAVANYFIQFCVSSGTTEARGAELFALGQGVYALNRFIAGGLMTIPAVKPRYILALYLGMCFVFVVLAMNTRGPASIAMLILVLCFESACFPTIFTLGLRGLGRHTKIGGSLLVAAISGGMVFPPMAGAVMDECGAHMAMAVPMVGYILAWTYPLYVNGWNREVMDVHRETTYGLERLGDKDVQLDNRESTTATARSQPGGAELTKAADTPAEKQ; this is translated from the exons ATGGCCTTTTGGAAGCGCAAGATCACTATCGATGACGATGCGGTCACTACTGCAGTTCATCTGACGGTCAGGCAGTCACTCATTCCAAACATTCTTG TTCTCAACGCGCACTTCCAAAAGACGCTCAACCTGTCCGGCAGCATGTCGGCAGGCCTGTCTGCGGCCTACTTTGGCGCCTACTTCATCTGCCCTCCGACCGTCTCGGGCTTCGTGCTGCGCCGCTGCGGTTTCCGCGTCACCTTCATGGCGGGCCTCGCCGTGCTCGCCGTCGGCTGTCTCCTCTTTTGGCCTTCGGTGCTCGGGCGCTCGTTTGGCGGCTTCTGCGGGAGCATGTTTGTCGTCGGTGCCGGCTTGGCCACCCTCGAGACAGCCGCAGATCCGTTCCTCGCCATCTGTGGGCCACCACGATACTCTGAGATCCGGCTCAACTTGGCTCAGGCTGTGCAGGGCGTTGGCTCATTTG TTGCGCCTTTGATTGGTTCACGAATATTCTTCGCTAGCAATCTCGGAACCGACGAGGGTCTCAGAAATGTTCAATGGGTTTATCTCAGCACGGCGGCCTTTGTCGGCTTGCTCATCGTGCTATTCTTCCTGGCTCCGATGCCTGAAATCACAGACGCTGATATGCAGTTCCAAGAGATCGAGATTGGCCAGCAGAACTCGGGTCCGCTGCGCACACAGTTCAACCTCTTTCTTGCAGTGTGGGCACAGTTTTGCTACGTTGGAGCACAGGTTGCTGTCGCA AACTACTTCATCCAGTTCTGTGTCTCATCGGGCACGACGGAGGCCCGAGGTG CTGAACTCTTTGCCCTCGGACAAGGCGTATATGCGCTCAACCGCTTCATCGCAGGAGGGCTGATGACCATACCGGCCGTAAAGCCTCGTTACATCCTGGCGCTGTACCTGGGCATGTGCTTCGTATTTGTCGTCCTCGCCATGAACACGCGCGGGCCCGCATCGATAGCCATGCTGATACTAGTCCTGTGCTTCGAGTCGGCCTGCTTTCCGACCATTTTCACGCTGGGACTGAGGGGCCTCGGCCGCCACACCAAGATCGGAGGGTCGCTCCTCGTGGCCGCCATATCGGGAGGCATGGTGTTTCCGCCGATGGCTGGTGCCGTGATGGATGAGTGCGGAGCTCACATGGCCATGGCTGTGCCGATGGTGGGATACATACTGGCTTGGAC ATACCCTCTCTACGTCAACGGCTGGAATCGCGAGGTGATGGACGTCCACAGAGAGACGACCTACGGTCTCGAGCGCCTGGGCGACAAGGACGTACAGTTGGACAACCGGGAGTCCACTACAGCAACCGCCAGGTCCCAGCCGGGCGGTGCGGAGCTCACCAAGGCTGCGGATACCCCCGCCGAGAAACAGTGA